A genomic segment from Peribacillus sp. ACCC06369 encodes:
- the allC gene encoding allantoate deiminase — protein sequence MAIQIEKFIDEKDDVASMIEWLASFGATESNGVTRLLYSKEWMRAQHAMKAKMEKESLITYFDSVGNLFGRLEGTDSTDETILTGSHIDTVKDGGKYDGAYGVIASFLAVKRLFKAYGQPRRTIEVVSFCEEEGSRFPLTFWGSRNIKGVYGLENVKHLKDTEGISFLEAMKKSGFEPEAYMTPVRDDIDRFVEIHIEQGMVLEKNENTIGVVSHIVGQRRYTVKIIGESNHAGTTPMSYRKDAVSAAAEFISFLTKKAKGMDSDLVATVGRMDVEPNVPNVIAGEVEFSLDIRHHEEVILDRFCKEIFSAFDALAKEADMKMEISQWMDVKPVAMDREMNRLVRKIAEDKNIPYQDMVSGAGHDAQVFGSFCPTCLLFVPSKDGVSHSPKEFTSVPDLERGIDVLSEILYKLAY from the coding sequence ATGGCAATTCAAATCGAAAAATTCATAGATGAAAAGGATGATGTTGCTTCGATGATTGAATGGTTAGCATCTTTCGGGGCAACTGAGAGTAATGGGGTGACCCGTTTATTATATTCCAAGGAATGGATGAGAGCTCAGCATGCAATGAAAGCAAAGATGGAAAAAGAAAGCCTGATTACATATTTTGATAGTGTAGGCAACTTGTTTGGCAGGCTTGAGGGGACCGATTCCACCGATGAAACCATTCTGACCGGCTCTCATATAGATACGGTCAAGGATGGGGGGAAATATGACGGTGCATATGGGGTCATCGCTAGTTTCCTGGCAGTTAAGAGGTTGTTTAAAGCCTATGGGCAGCCTCGGAGGACGATTGAAGTCGTTTCTTTTTGTGAGGAAGAAGGAAGCAGATTTCCCTTGACGTTTTGGGGATCGAGGAATATCAAAGGAGTCTATGGTCTTGAGAACGTAAAGCATTTAAAAGATACAGAGGGAATTTCTTTTTTGGAAGCCATGAAAAAATCAGGGTTTGAACCTGAAGCCTATATGACCCCCGTCCGCGATGATATTGACCGATTCGTTGAAATTCATATAGAACAGGGGATGGTGCTTGAAAAGAATGAGAATACGATCGGGGTCGTCAGCCATATTGTCGGGCAGCGCCGTTATACGGTGAAAATCATTGGTGAAAGCAATCATGCGGGCACCACTCCTATGTCTTACAGGAAGGATGCAGTCAGTGCAGCTGCGGAATTCATTTCTTTTTTAACGAAAAAAGCGAAGGGGATGGACTCGGATTTAGTTGCGACGGTTGGCAGAATGGATGTTGAACCTAATGTTCCGAATGTCATTGCTGGTGAAGTGGAATTCAGTCTCGATATCAGGCATCACGAGGAAGTGATTCTTGATAGGTTTTGTAAGGAAATCTTTTCGGCTTTCGATGCCTTGGCGAAAGAAGCGGATATGAAGATGGAGATTTCACAATGGATGGATGTCAAACCTGTTGCCATGGATCGGGAAATGAATCGCCTTGTCCGCAAAATTGCTGAAGATAAAAATATACCTTATCAGGATATGGTCAGCGGAGCCGGGCATGATGCGCAAGTGTTTGGTTCATTTTGTCCGACGTGCCTGCTGTTCGTCCCAAGTAAGGACGGAGTCAGCCATTCGCCTAAGGAGTTTACGAGTGTTCCGGATTTGGAAAGGGGAATCGATGTTTTAAGCGAAATACTATATAAATTAGCCTATTGA
- a CDS encoding PucR family transcriptional regulator, with translation MKVTELLTLPALTGMHLIAGGTGLEREVKTVNMMDAPDIINFLKPNEFLVTTAYHVKDKPHLLLSLVEAMANQGCAALGIKTRRFLKEIPEEVLVLANELSLPIIDLPAELSLGEIINHTFRAILDQRAAELTFAMETHKQFTNLIMRGKGIQKLLDHLSNMIGYPILLVDRYLKPIFHPTSTSGIIPIIKKMNSEGYRFHKTIASFFSFSSLSNKQTYTVFPIYMNEEKFGYLTISGEIKNSDNLITLTIEQATNVISFALMKEHALKQHDRNIRNDFFLHFLDGSFSSQEEIINRAKEFSLHNEQAYICAVGKIDESELAKSYTQLQRRADSIYEFLEDELRLSPNPIHLFTKGKKCILLYEVNEVSGDVLQYVETSLKSLQKITASQFDCTISFGVSHMRPNFLQTKNAYKEANDSLLEGGLSKRTDYIQIFRTKDIMELLRIIPEEDLMNFYLFALQGFSKIFTEEEQSLLQTLSVYLETHCQISETAKRLFVHRNTVVYRLEKCEELLGKSLKDSETTLQIRLALRIKSLLNI, from the coding sequence ATGAAGGTAACCGAACTTTTAACATTGCCCGCATTAACCGGCATGCATTTAATTGCCGGAGGAACAGGGCTCGAACGCGAAGTCAAGACTGTCAATATGATGGATGCTCCAGATATCATCAACTTTTTAAAACCAAATGAATTCCTTGTAACCACAGCTTATCACGTAAAGGACAAGCCACACCTTTTGTTATCACTTGTCGAAGCGATGGCAAATCAAGGCTGCGCAGCCCTAGGGATAAAGACACGTAGATTCCTAAAAGAAATACCCGAGGAAGTACTGGTTCTAGCCAATGAATTATCCTTACCAATCATTGATCTTCCAGCAGAATTGTCACTTGGGGAAATCATCAACCATACATTCCGGGCGATTTTGGATCAACGGGCAGCTGAATTGACTTTCGCCATGGAAACACATAAGCAATTCACAAACTTAATCATGCGGGGTAAAGGGATTCAAAAACTGCTTGATCATTTATCGAATATGATTGGATACCCCATTTTATTAGTTGACCGGTACCTTAAACCGATATTCCATCCAACCTCAACATCCGGAATTATTCCAATAATCAAAAAAATGAACAGTGAAGGATACAGATTTCATAAAACCATAGCTTCGTTCTTTTCATTTTCATCTCTATCCAATAAACAAACCTATACCGTATTCCCCATCTATATGAATGAAGAAAAATTTGGCTATTTGACAATATCAGGAGAAATCAAGAATAGCGATAACCTGATAACACTGACGATAGAGCAGGCAACTAATGTCATTTCTTTTGCCTTGATGAAAGAACATGCCCTTAAACAGCATGATCGGAATATCCGAAATGATTTCTTCCTTCATTTCCTGGATGGGAGTTTCTCTTCACAAGAGGAAATCATAAACCGAGCAAAAGAGTTTTCCTTACATAATGAACAAGCCTATATATGCGCAGTCGGAAAAATCGATGAATCCGAATTGGCCAAAAGTTACACACAGCTACAACGAAGGGCTGATTCGATATACGAGTTTTTGGAAGATGAGCTTCGCCTATCACCTAATCCCATTCACCTCTTTACAAAAGGTAAGAAATGCATTCTTTTATACGAAGTGAACGAAGTCTCTGGCGATGTTCTTCAATATGTCGAAACCTCGCTAAAATCATTGCAAAAGATAACAGCCAGCCAATTCGACTGCACGATATCTTTCGGAGTGAGCCATATGAGACCGAACTTTTTACAGACCAAGAACGCTTACAAAGAGGCGAACGACTCCCTTCTGGAAGGAGGCCTTTCGAAAAGGACAGATTACATCCAGATATTCCGGACGAAGGATATTATGGAATTATTGAGAATCATCCCCGAAGAAGACCTAATGAATTTTTACCTTTTCGCATTACAGGGATTTTCAAAGATTTTCACCGAGGAGGAGCAATCCTTATTACAGACATTATCAGTCTATCTCGAAACGCATTGCCAAATATCCGAAACTGCCAAAAGATTATTCGTTCACCGTAACACCGTTGTATACAGACTCGAGAAATGTGAAGAGCTGCTCGGCAAGAGCTTAAAAGATTCAGAGACCACACTACAGATACGACTTGCCCTTCGCATTAAATCCTTACTTAATATATAA
- a CDS encoding nucleobase:cation symporter-2 family protein, translating into MNERINKSKAFSLGLQHVLAMYAGAILVPIIVGGALGFTSQQLAYLIAIDLLTCGIATLLQSWKNKYFGIGLPIVLGTSFVAVTPMISIGSNYGISAIYGSIIAAGLFIILFSNIFGKLLKLFPPVVTGTVVIIIGLSLVPTGIKNMAGGSGSQDFGSAENLMLSFGVLAVILLINRYFTGFIRAISVLIGIIAGTIASTFFGKMNFSTVVEASWFHIPAPFYFGTPTFEITPILTMILVGTVILIESTGAFLALGKITDRELSEKDIVKGYRAEGLAFTLGGIFNAFPYSTFAQNVGLVQLSGVKKRTITIVAGFILIGLGLVPKIAALATLIPTAVLGGATVVMFGMVVSSGIKMLNDVDFSDNANLLVIACSVSLGLGATVVPELFSSLPEAIRIVVGDGIITGSLTAIILNLILTPRKKKAADSTIPDSDLMAKSI; encoded by the coding sequence ATGAATGAAAGAATTAATAAGTCCAAGGCCTTCTCGTTAGGTCTTCAGCACGTTCTTGCCATGTATGCTGGTGCCATCTTGGTACCGATCATCGTCGGCGGAGCATTGGGGTTCACTTCCCAACAGCTCGCCTACCTTATTGCCATTGATCTATTAACCTGCGGAATCGCTACATTATTGCAATCCTGGAAAAATAAATATTTTGGCATTGGCCTCCCGATAGTATTGGGAACTTCTTTCGTGGCAGTCACCCCCATGATATCCATTGGCAGCAATTATGGCATTTCCGCTATATATGGATCAATCATCGCCGCTGGGTTATTCATCATTTTATTCTCCAACATATTTGGTAAACTACTTAAATTATTTCCGCCTGTCGTGACCGGTACCGTCGTCATCATCATTGGATTATCCTTAGTGCCCACCGGCATAAAGAATATGGCTGGCGGTTCTGGCAGCCAAGACTTCGGTTCAGCCGAAAACTTAATGCTTTCTTTCGGTGTCCTCGCTGTCATTCTGTTAATTAATCGCTATTTCACAGGATTCATACGCGCCATTTCCGTTCTGATTGGCATCATCGCAGGAACGATCGCTTCAACATTTTTTGGGAAAATGAACTTTTCCACGGTTGTCGAGGCTTCTTGGTTCCATATCCCTGCACCTTTCTACTTTGGTACACCCACCTTTGAAATAACTCCCATTCTTACGATGATATTGGTTGGCACAGTCATCCTTATCGAATCCACTGGCGCATTCCTTGCTCTCGGAAAAATAACAGATAGGGAATTGAGTGAAAAAGATATTGTCAAAGGCTACCGCGCAGAAGGCCTGGCATTCACTTTAGGTGGCATTTTCAATGCCTTCCCTTATAGTACATTCGCGCAGAATGTAGGTCTCGTTCAATTATCCGGAGTGAAAAAAAGAACGATCACCATTGTAGCCGGCTTCATTTTAATCGGGCTTGGACTGGTTCCGAAAATCGCAGCTCTCGCTACACTGATTCCTACTGCCGTCCTCGGGGGTGCTACCGTCGTCATGTTCGGAATGGTTGTTTCATCAGGAATTAAAATGTTGAATGACGTCGATTTCTCGGATAATGCCAATTTATTGGTCATTGCTTGTTCAGTCTCACTCGGACTGGGCGCCACCGTCGTTCCCGAGTTATTCTCGAGCCTGCCGGAAGCAATCCGTATCGTTGTCGGTGATGGAATCATAACAGGAAGCCTGACAGCCATCATCCTGAATTTGATCTTGACTCCACGCAAGAAAAAAGCCGCCGATAGTACCATCCCCGATTCAGATCTAATGGCAAAAAGTATATAA
- a CDS encoding alanine--glyoxylate aminotransferase family protein — MSYSELNAPMRTIMTPGPVEVDPRVLRAMSTPILGQFDPAFTNIMNEVMEMLRLVFQTKNKWAFPIDGTSRSGNEAILCSIIEPGDKVLVPIFGRFGHLLVEICERYGADVHTIECPWGEVFDPQAVIAEIKKVSPKITAIVHGETSTGCMQPLKEIGLACREMGVLLVVDAVASIGGTDVKVDEWCIDGLIGGTQKCLSVPSGMAPITYNERIEEIIQFRKKVERGIATDEDNQKISIRRPITSNYFDLSMLQDYWGPRRLNHHTEATSMLYALREGLRLVIEEGLEARFARHELHEAALVEGVKAMGLTLFGNGKNKLPCVTCIEIPQGIDGEAVRAMLLNEFGIEIASSFGPLHGKIWRIGTMGFSCRKENILFVLASLEAVLLRQGFQVNRGEALQAALDVYVGKTEKVSASRGSL, encoded by the coding sequence ATGTCATATTCAGAATTGAATGCACCGATGAGAACGATCATGACGCCAGGTCCAGTCGAAGTGGACCCGCGTGTTTTAAGAGCGATGAGCACACCGATATTAGGTCAATTCGATCCTGCATTCACTAATATCATGAATGAAGTGATGGAAATGTTGCGTTTGGTTTTTCAAACGAAAAATAAATGGGCGTTCCCGATAGATGGCACTTCAAGATCAGGAAATGAAGCGATTCTATGCAGCATCATTGAGCCGGGAGATAAAGTTCTGGTTCCCATCTTCGGAAGATTCGGTCATTTATTGGTGGAAATTTGTGAGCGATACGGAGCTGATGTTCATACGATCGAATGTCCTTGGGGAGAGGTGTTCGACCCGCAAGCAGTCATTGCGGAAATCAAGAAAGTCTCACCTAAAATAACGGCAATCGTCCATGGGGAAACTTCCACGGGATGTATGCAGCCATTGAAGGAAATCGGGTTGGCCTGCCGTGAAATGGGTGTCCTGCTTGTGGTGGATGCGGTTGCGTCCATCGGGGGAACGGATGTAAAGGTGGATGAATGGTGCATTGATGGATTGATAGGAGGGACGCAAAAATGCTTGTCCGTTCCTTCGGGTATGGCGCCGATTACGTATAATGAGCGAATAGAAGAAATCATCCAGTTCCGCAAAAAGGTGGAACGTGGTATTGCGACAGATGAAGACAACCAAAAGATTTCAATCCGCCGTCCCATCACCAGTAATTATTTCGATTTAAGCATGCTGCAGGATTATTGGGGACCGCGCCGTTTGAATCACCACACAGAAGCGACTTCAATGCTTTATGCGTTACGTGAAGGTTTGCGCCTGGTAATTGAGGAAGGTCTGGAAGCCCGATTTGCCCGTCATGAACTCCACGAAGCTGCTCTCGTTGAAGGGGTTAAGGCGATGGGACTAACGTTATTCGGGAATGGGAAAAACAAACTTCCGTGTGTAACTTGCATCGAAATTCCACAAGGAATCGACGGGGAAGCCGTTCGAGCAATGCTGTTGAATGAATTCGGTATCGAGATTGCCTCCTCGTTTGGTCCGCTTCACGGAAAAATATGGAGAATCGGCACAATGGGATTCAGTTGTAGGAAAGAAAACATCCTCTTTGTATTGGCCTCCTTGGAAGCTGTCCTTTTGCGCCAGGGGTTTCAAGTGAATCGGGGAGAGGCTTTGCAGGCTGCACTCGATGTGTATGTGGGAAAAACGGAGAAAGTGTCTGCATCCAGGGGATCTCTTTGA
- a CDS encoding Rieske 2Fe-2S domain-containing protein produces MNEGTVASSKKKRVTPFPKECTFSKADWDVLSQYWFPVAAVEEVSEKPIGIKLLDVHLVLYRASGKIIVARDLCLHRGVPLSMGWVEDDNIVCPYHGFRYGPEGNCTGIPAHPNAKISPRLCINIYPTVERYGLVWTSIASDKEDIPKLPAWDDDEYLNILPPSIDIAGSAGRQMEGFLDVSHFAWVHSESFADRNNPIVPSYKVEKTEYGLHVEYLSSVSNYGKSMQHLEPANFEWLRVFDIYPPLAARLTVHFPEDGKLHILNCASPVSARKTRMFSPMARNFDLDAPIEDTYEFNLQIFNEDKEMVENQKPEELPLDLQAEAHIVADKTSIAYRQLLRELGLGSNYTS; encoded by the coding sequence ATGAATGAAGGCACAGTTGCTTCAAGTAAGAAAAAAAGAGTCACGCCGTTTCCAAAAGAATGCACATTCAGCAAAGCGGACTGGGATGTATTATCGCAATATTGGTTTCCTGTGGCAGCAGTCGAGGAAGTGTCGGAAAAACCGATAGGCATTAAGCTTCTCGATGTGCACCTTGTCCTTTATCGGGCTAGTGGGAAGATCATCGTTGCGAGGGACCTTTGTCTGCATCGTGGTGTGCCATTAAGTATGGGGTGGGTGGAAGATGATAATATCGTATGCCCTTACCACGGTTTTAGATATGGCCCTGAAGGTAATTGTACTGGGATTCCTGCACATCCCAATGCTAAAATATCCCCGCGTCTTTGTATTAATATTTATCCCACGGTAGAACGCTACGGTTTGGTTTGGACATCGATTGCGAGCGATAAAGAGGATATTCCGAAGTTACCGGCATGGGATGATGATGAATATTTGAACATCCTGCCTCCATCCATTGACATTGCTGGTTCAGCCGGTCGGCAGATGGAAGGCTTTTTGGATGTGTCCCACTTTGCTTGGGTACATTCAGAAAGCTTCGCTGATCGTAACAATCCTATCGTTCCTAGTTATAAAGTGGAAAAAACGGAGTATGGCCTGCACGTGGAATACTTAAGTTCCGTCAGTAATTATGGCAAAAGCATGCAGCATTTAGAACCTGCCAACTTTGAATGGCTCCGTGTTTTTGATATCTATCCACCGCTTGCGGCCAGGCTGACTGTCCACTTCCCGGAGGACGGAAAACTTCATATCCTGAACTGTGCCAGTCCAGTTTCTGCACGTAAGACAAGAATGTTTTCGCCGATGGCCCGTAACTTTGATTTAGATGCTCCGATAGAAGATACCTATGAATTCAATTTACAGATCTTCAATGAAGATAAGGAAATGGTTGAAAATCAAAAGCCGGAGGAGCTGCCTCTAGATTTACAAGCGGAAGCGCATATCGTCGCAGATAAGACGTCGATTGCGTATCGTCAGCTATTAAGGGAATTGGGCTTAGGTTCGAATTATACAAGTTGA